The Demetria terragena DSM 11295 sequence CAACGTGGCCAACAACTCCGCGGTGTTCGATGCGGTGGCGATCCGAGGAGACCACCTGGTGAACGACCCTGTCTCTCTCCATGTGTAGCGGCAGCGGGAGGTGCCACAGCACGCCGGCGGTGTGATGGCTGAAAGCAGCCGTCGGCGTGACCCGTTGCAGCGCGCGGAGTTGGGCTAGCCGATCGTCGACGAGGCCGGCCGGAAGACGTACGCCGTGGAAGGGTGCCACCAGGTCGCGAGCGTGGGTGCGTCCTTGTGAAACCCCCAAGGCGCGAGCCTCGGCCACGGTGAAGGGCTCGGGTAGGGCTTGGGGCAAGGGCGTACGCAGCATCCAGCGACCTTGGCAGATCGGGCATACGCGCGCTCTTGGCTGTCCACCGGCGGGTCAGGGGGTACGCAGGTCGTGCCAGGGGATGTCGAGCTCGCCGAGGAGCTCTCGCAGCAGTGGCAAGGACACCCCTACGACGTTGTGGTGGTCGCCTTCGATACCGGTGACATACGCGCCGCCGAGGCCATCGATGGTGAACCCGCCGGCCACGTGGAGGGGCTCGCCGCTGGCGACATATGCCTCGATCTCTTCATCGCTGAGTTTGGCGAAGTGCACCGTGGTGGAGGCTACCGCGCCCAGCGTTGCGCCGGTGCCGTCCTCCCGCTCGTCGATGAGCCAGTGCCCGCTGTGCAGGACGCCAGACCGGCCGCGCATGCGGTGCCAGCGATCAGTCGCCTCGGCTACGTCAGCTGGCTTGCCGTGCACCTCGCCATCGACCTCCAGCACCGAGTCGCAGCCAAGCACGAGGGTGTCCTCCTCGACCTTGGCCGCGACGGCCTCGCACTTGGCCCGGGCCAGGAGGAGGGCGACATCCTCGGCGGCCAGCGGTCCATGGCTGTCTTCGGCGCGCGCGAGAGTTGCCGGCTCATCCACGTCCGACACCTGGACCGTGGGCTCTATTCCGGCAGAGCGCAGCGTGGCTAGACGGGCGGGGGACTTCGAGGCGAGTGTCAGCGAGGTCATGTGATCACGCTATCCGCGCATCTGTGGTTCGTGGGCAACGGCCTGAGCTGGAGCCGGGCGGCCGTTCCACTCCATTCGACTCCACGGACGCGCCAGGTCGGCGGTGTCGGTCACGGTGATCGGTGCGTACGACGACAACGGACCGTGCTCGGCGTGCCGCGCGTGAACGGCGATGGCATAGCGATGACCGGTGTCGGGGGCGATGACAACGGTCCCGGGATTCCCTTGAGGCTGGTCAGCAAGGCTCCGCTCGTAGCGCGCGGCGGCCCATGCGGCGCCGCTGGAAAGACCTGCAAACAAAGCGTGTTCGCGCATCAGCGTTGTCGTGGCGGTGCACGCCACGTCGTGGCCAATCCAGTGAATTGTCGAATAGGCCTGGTGTCGCACATTGCCGAATGGAATTGAAGATCCAATACCGGCAATGATGATCTCGGGGTCATCGACATGGTCTGCGCCGAAGGTGACGCTTCCGAACGGTTGGACGCCGGTTACGGTGGACGGAAGGATGCGTGAAATGCCTTGCGCCACAGCAAAACTGGAGACGCCGGAGCCAACTGGGGCGACCAGATTGATCGAGTCGTGCCCGCGCGCCATGAGTGATTTGGCGACGGCCGCACCCACGGGAAGGTAGCCCGCGTCGTGCACCGGATCGTGGTATTGGCGCATCCAGTGGATCTCGGGCTCGGCGGCCAGGATTTCACGGATGCGGGCGACTCGCCGCGACTGGTCCAGTTCCAGCGACGAGGTTGAGGGCATCCGTTCCAGTTCGACGCCGAGCAGTTCCAACTCGGCTTCCATGACTGCGTCAATCGTGGTGGAGCCGATAATCCGGCAGCGCACGCCAAGTTCGTGACACGCCAGTGCCAGCGCGCGAGCATAGATGCCGGACGAGGAGTCCACCACGGTGTCTCCCGGTTTGACCTTCCCAGTGGTGATGAGGTGGTGCAACGCGGCACGCGCTGACAGCACCTTCATCGTTTCGAAGCGCAGCACGAAAAGACCAGGTTCGAGCGCAATCAAGTCGGGTGCACCGACTGCGGCCCCGGCGTGATCGAGGATTTCAAGCTGAAGTTCAGCGGTCGACATGGTGTTCCTTCGCAGGGAGAGGTTTGATGGCTTGGCCAGCGATCGCGCAGCCCGCCATGAGGAGCGCCAAGGTGACGCCAGTGGCCCGCCAACCGCCTAGCGCAAGAGTTGTTCCGACAAGCGCGGCGCCAGCGAAGACGCCGAGTGACTGGCCAGATCCGTTGAGGGACATGAGAGTTCCTCTTACCTCACCAGCCCGGCGGACTAACAACGTAATGACGCCCGCTGCCAGTAGCGCATGACCGATCGAACTGAGTGCGGTGCCGGCCAGGGCCAGGGGGAGGGAACTGGTGAGGAATAGCGCGGTATGGCCGACGGCAGCGAGGGCGCCACCGGCGCTGAGCACTGCCGGCGCCAATCGCAAGTTCCGGTCCTGGGCCAGGAATCGGCCCGACCACCAGGTCCCCACGAAGAACGCCGTCCCAGAAAGGGTCCACACCAGTGAGAAGGTCGTGGGGGAGAGGTCGTGGACCTGGTCGTAGTACGCCGCGACATAAGCAAGTTGGCCCATGAAGCAGGCGGTTCGGACGCAGGACAGTGCGATCAGCAGCACGGCACCAGGGACCCGTAGGGCGGTACGGAAGGCCTCGACATAGCCCGGCGCCGGGCCACGATCCGCGGGTCGTTTTTCAGGCCGTCGCACCAGCACAAGAGCAACGACCGAGCACAGGAGGGCCGCTCCGATCATGTCCCCCTGCCAGCCCCAGATCACCGCAGGGGCGGCGAGCAACGGGGCCGCCAGCATCGCGGTCAGCGTGGTGGTGGACGTCACCAGGGTGGCGGCCCGCCCCGATGCTGCCTCGGAGGAGTAACGGTCGGCGGCCATCGCCGATACGGCCGGGTTCAGTAATGACGTGCCGACACCGACCAGAAGGCAGAAGGCAATCCACCCAGCGGTGGCGGAGAGGAGACTGCCCAGGCACGCGATCGCCAATGTTGCCAGGGCAATTCCCGCAACCTTGTTTCGCGGTATGCGGTCAATGAGTGGCGCGGCAGTCGCGCCGAGCACCAACGCGGCGATGCCTCCAAGCCCACGGAAGCTTCCGATCACCTCGACTGGACTATCGGCGTCCTGCGCGATCGGAGCGAGGAAGTTGCCCATGATCGTGAAAGGAACCAAGCCAAGCGCCGCGGCGAGCAGAAGGGGCCACAACTCGCGCACCAACTGGCGATCGGGGGGAACCGCCGCCGTCGCTGGAACGGGATCGGTCGTCATGACTGGCGCGGGTAGAGGTAAAGAGCGGTCTCCTCGGCGCTCATCTGGGACAGGGGAAAGGGCTCAGCGGATACCGCCCGTACGCCATTGCCCAGGAAGGCGCGCGCCACCGCTGCACCTGTCTGCGCGTAGATGGTCAGCGGAATGGACCGCTCGGCACATCTCTCCCGGAGACGATCGAAGCTGCCGTTTCCCAGCGTCATTCCCGTTGCAAGGACTGAATCGGCTTGATCAACAACCCGGTTCATGTCTCGGTCGACCGGATCACCCCACTGTGTCTGATCGAGCGTCAGGTCGCACGGCAGACACTCGCCGCCACGCTCACGGATCGCCGCGACTAGCGGATTCACGACACCAATCAGCGCGACGCGTTGTCCTGGCGTGATCTCGAGGAGGTCCGCGATCGCCTTATCGCGCGCCACCGCGCGCTCATCCGGCGTGCCCGCAGGCAGGACGATGCGTTGGGCGCGAGCGTCGTGGCGATGCGGAGAGACGGCACCAAGATAGGCATCGAGTGCCGCGACACGCACCGGAAGGCGGTGGTCCGCGAGCAGGTCGGCGATCGGGGTGCCAGAGAGCTCGATGATCTCCTCGTCCACGACTCCCGCGTCGACGGCGCAGACGCCGAAGGCGCTCTCGCATCGAATCAGGATGTAGCGGTTGCGGAAGACCTGAGGGCTGCCGGCCAGCCTGGTTCCGTGCTGGAGCCAATGAACGCTCCTGGCGATCAGCGCCCGGGGACCAGTTGACGTGGCATCAGTGAGGGTCTCGGCGATGAGTTCGTCAACGGTCACTTGAACCCCTTCTTGTCGAAGTACGCCGAAAGTTCCTCGGCTGCATCGAGATTGCGCGGTCCACTCACAGCCTTGCCGTAGTCCATGACGTGAATGTGGTTGTTCTTCACTGCTGGAGAGTTCTTGATCGGGGACTGGTTGCGCAGGTAGGCGATCTTGTCCTTGACGGGAGTGTCGTCGTAGTCGATCACGACGATGACGTCCGGATCGGCCTTGGCGACGGACTCCCAACCCATCGTGGCCCAGCGCGCATCGATCTTCTCCCCAATGTTGCGTCCGCCCGCGAGGTCGATGATGTCCTGCGGCGCGGTTCGGCGACCCGAGGTGTAGGGGTCGGTTGTCCCAGAGTCGTAGACGAAAACGTCAGGGGTGGCGGTGCGCTCAGGACGCTCCGTCAATTCAGAAGCGCGCTTCTTGAGGCTCGTGACCAGCTTCTTGGCTTTGTCCTGAACGCCGAAGATAGCGCCAAGGTTGGTCAAGTCCGCATAGGTGTTCTCGAGCGCGTAGTGCGAGCCGGGGGCGACAGGTTTTCCGGCGGTCTTTCCCTTGTCGTAGTTGAAGCAGGTCTCTTGTTGGATGTAGCTGCCAATGTCCAACTTCTTCAACGACGCCGGAGTGATGCCACGCTCCGGGCTAAACCCCGCCTGCCATCCGGCAAAGACCCAATCTGACTTGGCCGCCACGACTTGCTCCTGGCTCAGAACATCGTCACCGATCTTGGGAGTCGCGGCGTAGTCCTTGTTGAAAGTGGAACGCTTCGCGCTGCTGTTGGCGGTCGCAGGAAGCACAATTTTCATGTCCGGTGCCAGACCCAGGGCGAACATCTTCTCGATCGCGCTCATGTCGTACGCCACGGGCGTCGTCGGGCGCTTGACGCTGGTTTGCACCCCACAACTGGTGATCGTGGCGGATGAGCTCGAATTGTCTGCGGCTTCCTTCACCTCTGCACCGCACCCAGCGGTGATCAGGATCGGTGGAACGAGGGCAACAGCCATGGTGCGACGGGTGGGCAACATGCGAGTTCCTTTCAAGAACAACGAGTTCGGGCTGAGCGGGGATCAGGACGGAGCAAAGAGGAGATGGTGTGTGCCATCGCCCGGATGGCGCACTATCACCGGGCGAATTCCGTAGACCTCATAGATGAGATCGGGCCTGAGGGTCGATATCGGAGGGCCGGTAGCCACTGCTCGACCGTGGTCGAGCACGAGCACAAGATCACAGACGGCGGTCGCGAGGTTGAGGTCGTGAAGCGCCATCACCACGGTGCGATCAGAGCGTGCGACGCGCGAGATGACCTGCAATTGGTGCCGCAAGTCGAGGTGGTTAGTCGGCTCGTCCAGCACGAGCACGGGCGTGGTCTGGGCCAGAGCGCGCGCCAGCATGACACGTTGCCGTTCGCCGCCGGACAGGCTCAGGATGCTGCGATGGGCGAGGGGGGAGACGTCCGTCCATTCCATGGCCTGGGTCACGGCATGCGCGTCGGCCTCTGCATCGCGAGGGTGTGGGTGACGTCCGAGTTCGATGACCTCCCGCGCGGTGAAGTCCAGGTCGCCAGGATGGTCCTGTGCCAGAACCGCAAGGTGTCGAGCCGAGCGTAGAACGTCTGCGCTTCGGACGTCCTCGCCGTCGACCAGCGCCGCACCCCGAGTCGGCGTCAATGATCGGTACAAGCAGCGCAGCAGGGTGGATTTTCCACTTCCGTTGGGTCCGAGGATGCCGAGCGTTTGACCAGACGGGACGGTGATGCTGATGTCGTCGACCAGCGTTGCGGCATCGACCGTGACGCCGACTTGGGCGAAGTCCACCTTCATCGCGCACCCCCGAAGGTGTATCCGCGACGACGGATGAGGTGCAGGAAGATCGGCACACCGATGGCTGCGGTGATCACCCCGAGGGGAATCTCCCGAGGGGGCACTGCCACCCTGCAGACCAGGTCAACCCAGACGAGAAAGATCGCTCCGACGAGCGGGGCGTACAACAGCACCAGCCGGTGTCCCGGGCCGACGACGAGGCGGACTACGTGAGGGACGATCAGCCCGATAAAGCCCACGGCACCGCTGACCGCGACCATGGCACCGGTACCAAGTGCAGTGAGAATGAACAGGTTTCGGCGAAGTTTGCTGGGGTCGACTCCGGTGGAAAGCGCCGTCGCATCCCCGAGGGAGAGCACATCCAGTTCGCGCGCGTGCCGCATGAGCCACACCGCCGTGATCAAAAGCGCGACGACAGCCACGGGAACCGAAGTCCAATTGGCTCCGCCAAGGCTGCCGAGCAGCCAGAACATGACCGTACGAGCCGCGTCGCCACGCGGCTCGATGAAGACGATGATGCTCATCAGGGACTGGAAGCCGTAGGCGAGTACCACCCCGGTCAGGACGAGGCGCATGGGTGCGATGCCGTCGGTGCCGCGGGCAGCGAGATGAACAAGTAACGAGGCGGCCAGTGCACCGATGAATGCCGCTACCGATAGGCCGTAGATCCCGAACCCACTGAACAGGCCAAAGGCCACGACGGCGCTGGCGCCGACCGAGGCGCCCGAGGAAACGCCCAGAATGAACGGGTCGGCAAGGGGGTTGCGGACCATGGCCTGCGCTGCGACGCCGAGGATGCCCAGGCCCGCTCCGACCGTGGCGGCGAGCAAGACCCGAGGCGTGCGAATGTCCCAGATGACCGTGTAGTTGGTGGCTTCGGCAGCGCTGACAGATCCGCCGGTCAGCGCGGCGCGGAGGAAGTACAGCGTGTCGCTGAGCGCCATGGACGTTCCACCCCAGGCGATAGCCAGCGCCATGGATACCAGCAACACAACGACCAGAGCCAGGGTTGCCCGGGCGCGAGCACCCCGTGTGGCTAACGGCCGACGGACATCCGCCGTGGGCGTGGGTGCGGTGGTCACGAGTCAGAACGATAACTATTATCACTCTCGCGTCAAACTCGCCCCGCCTTTCGGGCGGGGTCAGGTCAGCCTGGAAGCTGATGCACGTAGCACCAGCGCCACTCTTCGCCCGGCTCGAACGTTCGCATGACTGGGTGACCTGTTTCCTCGAAGTGACGCCGGGAATGCTGGCCCTCCGAAGAGTCGCAACAGCCGACAAATCCGCACGTCAGGCACAGTCTGATCTGCACGGGGTCGACTCCGTCGGCCGCGCACTCTGGACAGGTGTCGTCATGGGTGAGCGGGTCAACAGCCGTCGGTGCGTGTTGAAGGTCGGGGCAATCGCCTTTACGGGCTTCAGGAGTGAGCAAGACATGCTCCCGCATCTCCGCGTCGCGGGTATCAAGGGTGGTGAGCATGGCCTCTTCGATGTCGAGCGCATTCATGACACCGGCCAGCACCTCGTGGTCGACGGTGCCCTCGGAGCGGAAGTGCAGGACTTTCTCACGCTCGGCAGCGAGCATGTCCAGGCGAAGCCGTCGGTAGGTCGCCGTGGGGGACTCGCCAGTCTCCTGGGTGCTCCGCCCGAGGCGCTCCCACGCGAGGTTAGTGCGGCGATCCGCCTGTTGTTGAAGGGAGTTCACGATCGCGCGCGGCGGATCTGTCTCCTCGACTTGCTGCGCAAGGTTATGGCTCCCGGCGCTCACTGCGGCCTGCAGGAGTTGGGCATGCTGGAGCGCGTCTTCACGAGGGTCGGGGCCGTGGAGTTGAAGGCGTCGCGCCAACCAGGGGAGCGAGAATCCTTGAATCGCAAGCGTGCCAATGGTGACTACCAAAGCGATATAGATCAGCACATCACGTTGTTCGATATCGGGTGTGATGAGGAACGCCGCGGCCAGCGTCACCACCCCGCGCATGCCAGCCCATCCGGCGATAACGCTCTCCCGCCCGCCCAACGATTCGTGCTCCCATGGAAGTAGACGCAGGATCGCAAACCAAGCGAAGCGCAACACCATCACCACGAGCAGAATGACCACGGCAATGAAGGTGGCGAATCCGAACCCGACAGGACCTTCGATCACGCGTTCTGCGATCGTTCGTGCCTGCAGGCCGATGAGGAGGAAAACCATGTTCTCCAAAAGGAACTGCACGCTCGCCCAGTTCTGACGAGTCGCCACACGAGAGGTTGCCGACTGAATGTACGGCGCCTTGTGGGCCAGGAGCAGACCGCAGATGACAACTGCGATCACGCCGGAGGCATGCACTTCTTCGGCGGGCAGGTAGGCCACCCATGGAGCCATGAAGGACAGCAAGACCGAACTGACCGGGTCGTTCACACGCCGCTGCACCCAGGCCAGAATGACGAATGCGATGAAGCCGATAGCGGCGCCGCCGACGGCTGCCAGCAGGAAGTCCAAGCCAGCACCCAGGAGCGTGACTCCACTTCCAGCGGCAGCGAGCGCGGTTCGTAGTAGCACCAAAGCGGTCGCGTCGTTGAACAGTGACTCGCCCTCCAGGATCGACACCACGCGACGCGGTAAACCGATGCGTCGCGCGATAGCGGTCGCCGCGACGGCATCGGGCGGCCCGACGACCGCGCCGAGAGCCAAGGCGGCGGCGAACGGAATGTCGAGGAGATACCACGCCACCAATGCCACACCAAACGCGGTGAAGAGCACCAGCCCTACCGAGAGCCGCAGGATTTGCTTGCGCTCCCGTCCGAGGTCCAGCAAGGAGGTCTGGCTGGCGGCGGCATAGAGCAAGGGTGGAAGGAACCCCAGCAGGATGAGTTCGGACTCGATCTCGACGTGGGGGAAGCCGGGGGCGACGCTCAGGAGAGCGCCAATCGCCGTCAGAAGCAAGGGTGCGGACATGTTGGCTCGGCGAGCAATCGCGGAGCCAGCGAGGACGACGGCCACAAGGCCGAGAATGGGGAGGGCGACGTGCATGGAGCGAATGTAGTTCGTATTAGAGGTCGGCGATCACCGCATCCAGCATCGACTCGGTCAGCCTTCCGGTGAAGGTGTTCTGCTGGCTGACGTGATAGCAGCCATGGAGGCGGACGTCGCGACCGTCCGGCACGGCGAGAAGGACCTCGGCGCCATGGCCAAAGGCGGGGCTCGGTCGGGGTACGTCCCAGCCGAGACGCCGAGCGGCGGTCAGCGTCGCGTTCCATCCGATCGAGCCGAGCGCCATGATCGAGCGCAGGTATGGCAACGACAGGGTGAGGTCACGGTCGAGCCACGGCGCGCACGTTGAGCGCTCCTCGCCGGTGGGCTTATTGGCCGGGGGCGCGCAGCGAACCGCCGAGATGATGCGAATCCCATGGAGTTCCAAACCATCCCCGCTGGCCCACGAGTCGGGTTGACTCGCGTAGCCCGCGCGGTGAAGGGCGGCATACAGCCAGTCACCGGATCGATCGCCGGTGAACATCCGACCGGTGCGGTTGGCGCCGTTGGCCGCGGGGGCCAGACCCACGATCAGGGTCGGGGCTTTGGGGTCGCCGAAGGCTGGCACAGGTCGGCCCCAGTAGGGCTGGTCGGCGAATGATGCGCGGCGCCCCGTCGTCGCGACCTCCTCGCGCCAGTCGACCAGGCGTTCGCACGCGCGGCATACCGAGATCCGTGCGTCAAGGGTGGCCTGGTCGGGTGCCGAGGTGGCCAGCTGCGCCACCTCGTCGGCGTCCCTGGCCATGGGGGTACGCGACGTTGCGACCTCACCCGGCCACCCGCGGCCTGGTGGTACGGGAGACTCGAAGGCTGCGCCGCTGACGGGGTGTGGGTGCGTGGTCAGCCCAGCACCGCTTCCCGAAGGGTGTCGAGCCCCACCCCGCCGATGTCGAGCGCGCGACGGTGAAAAGCCTTGAGGTCAAAGGCATCTCCCTCGCGGGTTCGTACCTCATCGCGCAGTTGTAGCCACAACCTCTCGCCGATCTTGTAGGACGGTGCCTGACCCGGCCAGCCGAGGTAGCGGTCGAGTTCGAAGCGCAAGAATCCTTCGTCCATGTCGCAGTGCGCGTTCAAGAACTGCCATGCCTTGTCATAGGTCCACGCGCCGCCGCCCAC is a genomic window containing:
- a CDS encoding MFS transporter gives rise to the protein MTTDPVPATAAVPPDRQLVRELWPLLLAAALGLVPFTIMGNFLAPIAQDADSPVEVIGSFRGLGGIAALVLGATAAPLIDRIPRNKVAGIALATLAIACLGSLLSATAGWIAFCLLVGVGTSLLNPAVSAMAADRYSSEAASGRAATLVTSTTTLTAMLAAPLLAAPAVIWGWQGDMIGAALLCSVVALVLVRRPEKRPADRGPAPGYVEAFRTALRVPGAVLLIALSCVRTACFMGQLAYVAAYYDQVHDLSPTTFSLVWTLSGTAFFVGTWWSGRFLAQDRNLRLAPAVLSAGGALAAVGHTALFLTSSLPLALAGTALSSIGHALLAAGVITLLVRRAGEVRGTLMSLNGSGQSLGVFAGAALVGTTLALGGWRATGVTLALLMAGCAIAGQAIKPLPAKEHHVDR
- a CDS encoding ABC transporter substrate-binding protein, whose protein sequence is MLPTRRTMAVALVPPILITAGCGAEVKEAADNSSSSATITSCGVQTSVKRPTTPVAYDMSAIEKMFALGLAPDMKIVLPATANSSAKRSTFNKDYAATPKIGDDVLSQEQVVAAKSDWVFAGWQAGFSPERGITPASLKKLDIGSYIQQETCFNYDKGKTAGKPVAPGSHYALENTYADLTNLGAIFGVQDKAKKLVTSLKKRASELTERPERTATPDVFVYDSGTTDPYTSGRRTAPQDIIDLAGGRNIGEKIDARWATMGWESVAKADPDVIVVIDYDDTPVKDKIAYLRNQSPIKNSPAVKNNHIHVMDYGKAVSGPRNLDAAEELSAYFDKKGFK
- a CDS encoding Maf family protein, with the translated sequence MTSLTLASKSPARLATLRSAGIEPTVQVSDVDEPATLARAEDSHGPLAAEDVALLLARAKCEAVAAKVEEDTLVLGCDSVLEVDGEVHGKPADVAEATDRWHRMRGRSGVLHSGHWLIDEREDGTGATLGAVASTTVHFAKLSDEEIEAYVASGEPLHVAGGFTIDGLGGAYVTGIEGDHHNVVGVSLPLLRELLGELDIPWHDLRTP
- a CDS encoding ABC transporter ATP-binding protein — encoded protein: MKVDFAQVGVTVDAATLVDDISITVPSGQTLGILGPNGSGKSTLLRCLYRSLTPTRGAALVDGEDVRSADVLRSARHLAVLAQDHPGDLDFTAREVIELGRHPHPRDAEADAHAVTQAMEWTDVSPLAHRSILSLSGGERQRVMLARALAQTTPVLVLDEPTNHLDLRHQLQVISRVARSDRTVVMALHDLNLATAVCDLVLVLDHGRAVATGPPISTLRPDLIYEVYGIRPVIVRHPGDGTHHLLFAPS
- a CDS encoding Rossmann-like domain-containing protein, yielding MTVDELIAETLTDATSTGPRALIARSVHWLQHGTRLAGSPQVFRNRYILIRCESAFGVCAVDAGVVDEEIIELSGTPIADLLADHRLPVRVAALDAYLGAVSPHRHDARAQRIVLPAGTPDERAVARDKAIADLLEITPGQRVALIGVVNPLVAAIRERGGECLPCDLTLDQTQWGDPVDRDMNRVVDQADSVLATGMTLGNGSFDRLRERCAERSIPLTIYAQTGAAVARAFLGNGVRAVSAEPFPLSQMSAEETALYLYPRQS
- a CDS encoding pyridoxal-phosphate dependent enzyme: MSTAELQLEILDHAGAAVGAPDLIALEPGLFVLRFETMKVLSARAALHHLITTGKVKPGDTVVDSSSGIYARALALACHELGVRCRIIGSTTIDAVMEAELELLGVELERMPSTSSLELDQSRRVARIREILAAEPEIHWMRQYHDPVHDAGYLPVGAAVAKSLMARGHDSINLVAPVGSGVSSFAVAQGISRILPSTVTGVQPFGSVTFGADHVDDPEIIIAGIGSSIPFGNVRHQAYSTIHWIGHDVACTATTTLMREHALFAGLSSGAAWAAARYERSLADQPQGNPGTVVIAPDTGHRYAIAVHARHAEHGPLSSYAPITVTDTADLARPWSRMEWNGRPAPAQAVAHEPQMRG
- a CDS encoding FecCD family ABC transporter permease, with translation MTTAPTPTADVRRPLATRGARARATLALVVVLLVSMALAIAWGGTSMALSDTLYFLRAALTGGSVSAAEATNYTVIWDIRTPRVLLAATVGAGLGILGVAAQAMVRNPLADPFILGVSSGASVGASAVVAFGLFSGFGIYGLSVAAFIGALAASLLVHLAARGTDGIAPMRLVLTGVVLAYGFQSLMSIIVFIEPRGDAARTVMFWLLGSLGGANWTSVPVAVVALLITAVWLMRHARELDVLSLGDATALSTGVDPSKLRRNLFILTALGTGAMVAVSGAVGFIGLIVPHVVRLVVGPGHRLVLLYAPLVGAIFLVWVDLVCRVAVPPREIPLGVITAAIGVPIFLHLIRRRGYTFGGAR
- a CDS encoding uracil-DNA glycosylase — translated: MARDADEVAQLATSAPDQATLDARISVCRACERLVDWREEVATTGRRASFADQPYWGRPVPAFGDPKAPTLIVGLAPAANGANRTGRMFTGDRSGDWLYAALHRAGYASQPDSWASGDGLELHGIRIISAVRCAPPANKPTGEERSTCAPWLDRDLTLSLPYLRSIMALGSIGWNATLTAARRLGWDVPRPSPAFGHGAEVLLAVPDGRDVRLHGCYHVSQQNTFTGRLTESMLDAVIADL
- a CDS encoding Na+/H+ antiporter — encoded protein: MHVALPILGLVAVVLAGSAIARRANMSAPLLLTAIGALLSVAPGFPHVEIESELILLGFLPPLLYAAASQTSLLDLGRERKQILRLSVGLVLFTAFGVALVAWYLLDIPFAAALALGAVVGPPDAVAATAIARRIGLPRRVVSILEGESLFNDATALVLLRTALAAAGSGVTLLGAGLDFLLAAVGGAAIGFIAFVILAWVQRRVNDPVSSVLLSFMAPWVAYLPAEEVHASGVIAVVICGLLLAHKAPYIQSATSRVATRQNWASVQFLLENMVFLLIGLQARTIAERVIEGPVGFGFATFIAVVILLVVMVLRFAWFAILRLLPWEHESLGGRESVIAGWAGMRGVVTLAAAFLITPDIEQRDVLIYIALVVTIGTLAIQGFSLPWLARRLQLHGPDPREDALQHAQLLQAAVSAGSHNLAQQVEETDPPRAIVNSLQQQADRRTNLAWERLGRSTQETGESPTATYRRLRLDMLAAEREKVLHFRSEGTVDHEVLAGVMNALDIEEAMLTTLDTRDAEMREHVLLTPEARKGDCPDLQHAPTAVDPLTHDDTCPECAADGVDPVQIRLCLTCGFVGCCDSSEGQHSRRHFEETGHPVMRTFEPGEEWRWCYVHQLPG